The sequence below is a genomic window from Ensifer adhaerens.
GATGCTTCATCGCAATGTCGGCAATGCCGGAGAATGCATCGATCTTTGAAAGAATGTGATGGCCGAGCAATGGATGGTTCTTCATCGCTCGCCACTCGTCATCGTCCAGCTTGCCGGCCTTGTCGAGGATCTCGTTGGAAATGCCGAGCTTGCCGATATCATGCAGCAGCGCGCCGCGCACCAGCCAGCGCTTGCGACCAGTCTCCAGTCCGAGTTCCTCTGCGATCATGTCGCTGTAAAGCGCCACCCGCTTGCTGTGGCCGCTGGTGAACGGGCTCTTGGCATCGACCACCTGAGCAAAGCCATCGGCGATGTCGTCAAGAAGATCGTCATCCACAAGGCTTCGATTGGCTGCCGGCTCGAGCGCAAAAACACGCGAGTCGATATCGCTGCCTTCCAGCGCAGCCCAGAATGACAGGTCATTTGCCACTGTTTCAAAGACAAGCACCAGTTGGGGGTCGAACCAGGTCCCTGCCCGTTTGCGGACCTCGTCGATTGCCGCCTGACGGCCACCTGTGATGTGAAAGACGTCGATGACCTGCGCCAGAAGCGCAATCCGCGCCATCAGTGAAATTTCGTTCTCCTTGAGACCCATCGGGTGGCCTCGACCGTCCCAGTGTTCATCGAGATCCAGAATGCCACGCGCCACGCGCTCCGGAAAACGCATCGTACGCGCAATTTCGGCACCTCTTTCGCAACGAGTCTCGATCAGGTCTCGCGTGATATTTCCGGCGTTCCGGGCGATATTGAGGATCGTCTTGAGCTTGGTGGCCAATCCGGACTTGACGGCCGTATTTGTCGCAACGAAATGCAGAACCTGTATGAGGCTGTGGTCCATCGTTTTGGAATTGCGCTTGAATTCGTGATCATTCGTTGCGTAGAGCTGACAAATGCGCGCAGCGTTGCTGCTGCATCCGAGATCCTTGAGGAAAAGCATATAGAAGAGATCGTGGAGCTGGGGGGTGTCGAGGCCGAGGCGGCCGCCGATATGCATTCCGATCCAGCAGCAGCGAGCACTATGACCGACGGGCTGCCCATCTGTCATATCGAGAGCAGCGCTGAGTGCGTTGACCACCTCTGCCAGCGGCAATGTTGTTGCGCCACGCGCGATCATCGTCTGAGAAAGCTTCGCCGCATACGCCATTTCGAACAAAATCCCAGCTGAAAACAGCGGTATTATCCAGCAGCGAAGTTAACA
It includes:
- a CDS encoding HDIG domain-containing protein encodes the protein MAYAAKLSQTMIARGATTLPLAEVVNALSAALDMTDGQPVGHSARCCWIGMHIGGRLGLDTPQLHDLFYMLFLKDLGCSSNAARICQLYATNDHEFKRNSKTMDHSLIQVLHFVATNTAVKSGLATKLKTILNIARNAGNITRDLIETRCERGAEIARTMRFPERVARGILDLDEHWDGRGHPMGLKENEISLMARIALLAQVIDVFHITGGRQAAIDEVRKRAGTWFDPQLVLVFETVANDLSFWAALEGSDIDSRVFALEPAANRSLVDDDLLDDIADGFAQVVDAKSPFTSGHSKRVALYSDMIAEELGLETGRKRWLVRGALLHDIGKLGISNEILDKAGKLDDDEWRAMKNHPLLGHHILSKIDAFSGIADIAMKHHEKLNGKGYPHGIGADELDLETRIVTVADIFDALSADRPYRSAMPTSKALSIMREEVGTALDPDCFDALASAISRLENVKAATSFNPRSSSFANQPSR